From a region of the Triticum aestivum cultivar Chinese Spring chromosome 7D, IWGSC CS RefSeq v2.1, whole genome shotgun sequence genome:
- the LOC123166697 gene encoding coniferyl alcohol acyltransferase-like encodes MPPAESFAVEVVSRTLVRASDPPRGFPAVLPVSNLDLILGSFHVFFIAVYPAPAAGFPAVAAAARAALPAFLSRFYPFAGRVVPSASTGVPEVVCGNEGAELVVAYADTALADVDFADADASLGRIQVPFQRGLALSLQLVRFACGGFSLTWATDHLLVDGHGLTTLPNAWAEMLVGGGLSWEPHHDRASLFRPRLPPRYGPSLDAEFVRYDPGTLPNALLAAALVRRNYVVEAADVDRLRAAASGPARRATRLEALSAHVWKLLAAAVGGSDTHCRMAWLVDGRRRLDPAKYNKTHVNNYLGNVVTYASREAAVETVRSAPLADVATMAATAIAEVFRQERYEELVDWMEAHKGVFAEGGKWTEAVGLGTGSPALVVSAFVPFRVEGDFGFGPPRLVMPWVRPGRLGSAAMTVIRSPAGDGSWLVTARMWPRLADAVDADPEAVFKPATPERLAFAPPRRGELGATGTAQHVVSRM; translated from the coding sequence ATGCCGCCGGCCGAGAGTTTCGCCGTCGAGGTCGTCTCGCGGACGCTGGTGCGCGCCTCCGACCCGCCGCGGGGATTCCCGGCGGTGCTCCCGGTCTCCAACCTGGACCTCATCCTCGGTTCCTTCCACGTCTTCTTCATCGCCGTCTACCCGGCGCCCGCCGCGGGCTTCCCGGCCGTGGCCGCGGCCGCGCGCGCCGCGCTCCCGGCCTTCCTCTCCCGCTTCTACCCCTTCGCCGGCCGCGTCGTGCCCAGCGCCTCCACCGGCGTGCCGGAGGTCGTGTGCGGCAACGAAGGGGCCGAGCTCGTGGTCGCGTACGCCGACACGGCGCTCGCGGACGTCGACTTCGCCGACGCCGACGCCTCGCTGGGGCGCATCCAGGTGCCGTTCCAGCGCGGGCTCGCGCTGTCGCTCCAGCTCGTCCGGTTCGCGTGCGGCGGGTTCTCGCTCACCTGGGCCACCGACCACCTGCTCGTCGACGGCCACGGCCTCACCACGCTGCCCAACGCCTGGGCCGAGATGCTCGTCGGGGGCGGCCTCTCGTGGGAGCCCCACCACGACCGCGCCTCCCTCTTCCGGCCCCGCTTGCCGCCGCGGTACGGCCCGTCGCTGGACGCCGAGTTCGTGCGCTACGACCCCGGCACCCTCCCCAACGCTCTCCTTGCCGCGGCCCTCGTGCGCCGCAACTACGTcgtggaggccgccgacgtcgACCGCCTCCGCGCGGCTGCCAGCGGCCCCGCACGCCGCGCCACGCGGCTCGAGGCCCTCTCCGCGCACGTCTGGAAGCTGCTCGCCGCGGCCGTGGGCGGCTCCGACACGCACTGCCGCATGGCGTGGCTCGTCGATGGTCGCCGGCGCCTCGACCCCGCCAAGTACAATAAGACCCACGTCAACAACTACCTCGGCAACGTCGTCACCTACGCGTCGCGGGAGGCGGCCGTGGAGACGGTGCGCTCCGCCCCGCTCGCCGACGTGGCGACGATGGCCGCGACAGCCATCGCGGAGGTGTTCCGGCAGGAGCGGTACGAGGAGCTGGTGGACTGGATGGAGGCGCACAAGGGGGTGTTCGCGGAGGGCGGCAAGTGGACGGAGGCGGTGGGGCTGGGAACGGGCAGCCCGGCGCTGGTGGTGTCGGCGTTCGTGCCGTTCAGGGTGGAGGGGGACTTCGGGTTCGGCCCGCCGCGGCTGGTGATGCCGTGGGTGCGTCCGGGCCGGCTCGGGTCGGCCGCCATGACGGTGATCCGGAGCCCCGCGGGAGACGGGTCGTGGCTGGTCACAGCCAGGATGTGGCCTCGGCTCGCCGACGCCGTGGACGCTGACCCGGAGGCCGTGTTCAAGCCGGCCACCCCCGAACGGCTCGCGTTTGCGCCGCCCCGCCGCGGCGAGCTGGGGGCCACCGGCACGGCGCAGCACGTCGTGAGCCGTATGTGA